In Paenibacillus sp. J23TS9, a single genomic region encodes these proteins:
- a CDS encoding SDR family oxidoreductase has translation MTRLKGKVALVTGASRGIGRAIATRLAQEGALVAVHYGTNRSAAEEVVQDIEQNGGTAFTIGTKLGSLESIQTFYKTLDDLLKERTGDTHFDILVNNAGIGLTTLIEDTTEEAYDEIMKINVKMPFFLIQQALPHLRDEGRIINLSSAVTRISLPIIPAYSMTKGAINTLTLTLSSQLGSRGITINAIQPGFVATDMNAAMLQDPASKKYGADFSIFGRWGQPEDVADIAAFLASSDSRWITGQLIDASGGSHL, from the coding sequence ATGACTAGATTAAAAGGAAAAGTTGCTTTAGTTACGGGTGCAAGCCGGGGGATTGGACGTGCCATTGCGACTCGTTTAGCACAAGAAGGGGCATTAGTAGCCGTTCATTATGGCACGAATCGAAGCGCTGCCGAAGAAGTCGTACAAGATATTGAGCAGAACGGAGGAACTGCATTCACGATTGGTACAAAACTTGGTTCTTTAGAAAGCATACAGACATTTTATAAGACTTTGGATGATTTGTTGAAAGAGCGTACAGGTGACACGCACTTCGATATACTAGTGAACAACGCAGGGATCGGCCTGACAACCCTAATTGAAGATACTACGGAAGAGGCATACGATGAGATCATGAAGATAAATGTAAAGATGCCATTTTTCCTGATTCAACAAGCTTTGCCACATTTACGAGACGAAGGTCGAATTATTAACTTGTCGTCCGCTGTCACAAGAATTTCCCTGCCTATTATTCCTGCATACAGTATGACCAAAGGGGCAATCAATACACTAACACTCACTTTATCCAGCCAACTCGGCTCACGTGGAATTACGATCAATGCCATCCAACCTGGATTTGTTGCCACGGATATGAATGCCGCAATGCTGCAAGATCCTGCTTCAAAAAAATATGGTGCTGATTTTTCGATCTTTGGAAGATGGGGGCAACCAGAGGATGTCGCGGATATAGCTGCTTTTCTAGCTTCTTCCGACAGCCGCTGGATAACCGGGCAATTGATCGATGCCAGTGGAGGCTCTCATTTGTAA
- the glnA gene encoding type I glutamate--ammonia ligase, whose amino-acid sequence MSYTKEDILRIAEEENVRFIRLQFTDLLGTIKNVEIPVSQLKKAVDNKMMFDGSSIEGYVRIEESDMYLYPDLDTWVIFPWVTEDRVARLICDVYMPDGTPFEGDPRGILKRNLKEAEAMGYTSMNVGPEPEFFLFKTDEKGNPTMELNDQGGYFDLAPTDLGENCRREIVLTLEEMGFEIEASHHEVAPGQHEIDFKYENAVKAADEIQTFKLVVKTIARQHGLHATFMPKPLFGVNGSGMHCHQSLFNGNVNAFYDESDELGLSQEARYYMAGILKHARAFAAITNPTVNSYKRLVPGYEAPCYVAWSGSNRSPMIRIPASRGLSTRVEVRNPDPAANPYLALAVMLRAGLNGISKKMPLPAPIDRNIYVMSEEERIEEGIPSLPADLKEALNEMVRDEVVIEALGEHALSHFYELKEIEWDMYRTQVHQWERDQYMTLY is encoded by the coding sequence GTGAGCTACACTAAAGAAGATATTCTTCGAATTGCCGAGGAAGAAAATGTTCGTTTTATCCGCCTTCAATTTACCGATTTGCTGGGAACGATTAAAAACGTTGAAATTCCAGTAAGCCAATTGAAAAAAGCAGTTGACAATAAGATGATGTTCGATGGATCTTCCATCGAAGGTTATGTTCGTATTGAAGAATCCGATATGTATCTGTATCCGGACCTCGATACCTGGGTTATTTTCCCTTGGGTAACCGAAGACCGCGTTGCACGTTTGATTTGTGACGTATACATGCCAGACGGTACTCCATTTGAAGGAGATCCACGCGGCATTTTGAAACGTAACCTTAAAGAAGCAGAGGCTATGGGATACACTTCCATGAATGTGGGCCCAGAACCGGAATTCTTCCTGTTCAAAACGGATGAAAAAGGTAATCCGACAATGGAACTGAACGACCAAGGCGGATACTTTGACCTTGCTCCTACAGACCTTGGTGAGAACTGCCGTCGTGAAATCGTGCTTACCCTTGAAGAAATGGGCTTCGAAATCGAAGCTTCCCACCATGAAGTGGCTCCGGGCCAGCATGAGATCGACTTTAAATATGAAAATGCTGTTAAAGCAGCTGACGAAATCCAAACATTTAAGCTGGTTGTTAAAACCATTGCACGCCAGCATGGCCTGCATGCAACATTTATGCCTAAGCCGCTGTTTGGTGTGAACGGTTCCGGTATGCACTGTCACCAATCCCTGTTTAATGGTAACGTCAACGCTTTTTATGACGAATCCGATGAGCTTGGCCTGAGCCAGGAAGCTCGTTACTACATGGCGGGTATTCTGAAGCATGCACGTGCTTTTGCTGCGATCACGAACCCAACCGTAAACTCTTATAAACGTCTGGTCCCAGGCTATGAAGCTCCTTGCTATGTAGCATGGTCCGGCAGCAACCGCAGTCCGATGATCCGAATCCCGGCTTCCCGCGGTCTGAGTACTCGTGTCGAAGTGCGTAACCCGGATCCAGCTGCCAACCCTTATCTGGCACTTGCCGTAATGCTGCGTGCCGGTCTGAACGGTATCAGCAAAAAGATGCCTCTTCCAGCTCCAATCGACCGTAACATCTATGTGATGTCCGAAGAAGAGCGTATTGAAGAAGGCATCCCAAGTCTACCAGCTGACCTGAAAGAAGCGCTGAACGAAATGGTTCGCGATGAAGTGGTCATCGAAGCGCTTGGTGAACATGCATTGTCCCACTTCTACGAGCTTAAAGAAATTGAATGGGATATGTACCGCACGCAAGTTCATCAATGGGAACGCGATCAATACATGACTCTGTACTAG
- a CDS encoding DUF1048 domain-containing protein, whose protein sequence is MNFWEKITGSDMTKEMKAFESRAKKLPADYQAAWGKINTNLWPHSDFSGRNLMPILDGVLGLLEETAADGQSVQEVLGDDIKGFCSALAGEEGAKSFRDKWREQLNNNIAKKLGK, encoded by the coding sequence ATGAATTTTTGGGAAAAAATCACCGGCAGCGACATGACGAAAGAAATGAAAGCTTTTGAATCGCGAGCCAAAAAGCTTCCGGCTGATTATCAAGCGGCATGGGGAAAAATTAATACCAATCTTTGGCCGCATTCAGATTTTTCCGGTCGTAACCTCATGCCAATTCTTGATGGTGTGCTTGGACTGCTCGAAGAAACGGCGGCGGACGGTCAGAGTGTCCAAGAGGTTTTGGGTGACGATATCAAAGGCTTCTGTTCAGCGCTGGCCGGCGAAGAAGGGGCAAAGTCTTTTCGCGACAAGTGGCGCGAGCAGCTCAACAATAATATCGCTAAAAAATTAGGTAAATAG
- a CDS encoding DUF1048 domain-containing protein → MRIQDIIEGKKEWRAHVARVKALPQDYQIVYKEIQKYLFKVGPVELTEGTGLLSGIIDLFEEGAALGKGVLEVTGSDVAAFCDDLIKDSKTYTDIYQESVDQKVYKAIKKVTDKTK, encoded by the coding sequence ATGAGAATACAAGATATCATCGAAGGCAAAAAAGAGTGGAGAGCGCACGTGGCGCGTGTCAAAGCGCTCCCGCAAGATTACCAGATTGTTTATAAAGAGATTCAAAAGTATCTCTTTAAGGTCGGCCCTGTTGAACTAACCGAAGGTACGGGTTTGCTATCGGGGATTATCGATCTTTTTGAAGAGGGCGCGGCCTTGGGGAAAGGCGTGCTCGAAGTGACGGGCAGTGACGTAGCGGCTTTCTGCGACGATCTAATCAAAGATTCAAAAACTTACACTGACATCTATCAAGAATCCGTTGACCAAAAAGTTTATAAGGCCATAAAAAAGGTTACGGATAAAACAAAGTAA
- a CDS encoding ABC transporter ATP-binding protein, which yields MEKAIEAKGLRKSFKDTEVLKGVDFEVKRGEIFALLGSNGAGKTTIVRILTTLLKQGGGTATVNGFDVASKPDYVRQSISLTGQFAAVDEILTGRENLIMIAKLRHLDHPRQVADDLLKRFGLTDAADRKPSTYSGGMRRRLDIALSLVGKPQIIFLDEPTTGLDPEARIEVWKIVKELADGGATIFLTTQYLEEAEQLADRIAILHEGRIIASGTLAELKKLFPSAKVEYVEKQPTLEEIFLAIIGKKEAM from the coding sequence ATGGAAAAAGCAATTGAAGCCAAAGGTCTGCGAAAATCTTTCAAAGACACAGAAGTCCTAAAGGGCGTCGATTTTGAAGTGAAGCGAGGTGAGATTTTCGCCCTGCTTGGCTCCAACGGCGCGGGCAAGACGACGATTGTTAGAATCCTCACCACGCTGCTCAAACAGGGCGGAGGCACCGCCACCGTAAACGGCTTTGACGTCGCGTCAAAGCCGGACTATGTGCGGCAGTCGATTAGTTTGACCGGACAATTTGCCGCGGTTGACGAGATATTGACCGGGCGGGAAAATCTGATCATGATTGCCAAGCTGCGGCATCTGGATCATCCTCGTCAAGTTGCGGACGATTTGCTGAAACGTTTCGGCTTAACTGACGCGGCCGACCGTAAGCCATCTACTTATTCGGGTGGTATGCGCCGTAGGCTCGACATCGCATTGAGCCTTGTGGGCAAACCGCAGATCATTTTCCTCGACGAGCCAACCACAGGGCTTGACCCCGAGGCACGTATCGAGGTTTGGAAGATTGTAAAGGAACTTGCCGACGGCGGCGCGACGATATTCCTGACCACCCAGTATTTGGAGGAAGCCGAGCAGCTTGCCGACCGCATTGCCATTCTGCACGAGGGCAGGATTATCGCCAGCGGCACGCTCGCGGAACTGAAAAAGCTGTTCCCATCCGCAAAGGTGGAGTATGTTGAAAAACAGCCGACATTGGAGGAAATATTCCTCGCAATCATTGGTAAAAAGGAGGCCATGTAA
- a CDS encoding MerR family transcriptional regulator has translation MGDDIRRNMALFPIGIVMKLTDLSARQIRYYEQHSLIVPARTSGNQRLFSFNDVERLLEIKALIEKGVNIAGIKQVMNPVSKESEEATVITPDTEVKRKEMSESQLHRLLKQQLVSGKRPGQVSLIQGELSRFFNKK, from the coding sequence ATGGGTGATGATATTCGCAGAAACATGGCATTGTTCCCAATTGGTATTGTTATGAAACTTACCGATTTGTCAGCCAGACAGATCCGGTACTATGAACAGCATAGCCTGATTGTTCCTGCACGTACCTCGGGTAATCAGCGCCTGTTCTCCTTTAACGATGTGGAAAGATTGCTGGAAATCAAGGCTCTGATTGAGAAGGGTGTTAACATCGCCGGTATTAAGCAGGTGATGAACCCGGTGTCCAAAGAATCCGAGGAAGCGACAGTCATTACCCCGGATACAGAAGTGAAACGAAAAGAAATGTCAGAATCCCAACTGCACCGCCTGCTGAAGCAGCAGCTCGTTTCCGGTAAGAGACCGGGCCAGGTATCATTAATTCAAGGTGAATTATCCCGGTTTTTTAATAAAAAATAA
- a CDS encoding sporulation protein YjcZ, translating to MSEVVGGVGYGGLGTSTAAILVLFILLVIITKSFFF from the coding sequence ATGAGTGAAGTTGTTGGAGGAGTAGGTTATGGAGGTTTAGGCACAAGTACTGCAGCTATCCTTGTTCTGTTCATTTTGCTGGTTATCATAACTAAATCTTTCTTTTTCTAA
- a CDS encoding class I SAM-dependent methyltransferase, giving the protein MDKSSVYRTNIIGGGEVGRAITVDMDKNSIHQTNSIFWDTKGNEILGATSLPYYGAFVSEEKCQLFGDVSGKKMLEIGCGSGQSLKYQGERNASELWGMDISENQIEKTSQLLTACGLSAKLVCSPMEEKCGIPEDYFDFVYSIYAIGWTTDLESTFCRIASYLKKDGVFIFSWSHPIHKCVVAENNMLQFKKCYFDESWYSVSLDESTLTLSDRKLSTYVNALSKAGFVIEQMIEQSDDEMLPSRGDNSDFAKKAKMLPVTFVIKARKL; this is encoded by the coding sequence ATGGACAAGAGTTCTGTTTATAGAACAAACATTATAGGCGGCGGCGAGGTTGGCAGAGCCATTACGGTCGACATGGATAAGAATTCTATTCATCAAACGAACAGCATCTTTTGGGACACAAAAGGAAATGAAATCTTGGGAGCAACCTCGCTTCCTTACTATGGTGCATTTGTCTCTGAAGAAAAATGCCAGCTTTTTGGCGATGTCTCAGGAAAAAAGATGCTGGAGATAGGCTGTGGAAGCGGTCAATCGTTGAAATATCAAGGGGAACGCAATGCATCTGAACTATGGGGAATGGATATTTCGGAAAACCAAATCGAAAAGACAAGTCAACTTTTGACGGCGTGCGGTCTCTCAGCAAAATTAGTCTGTTCCCCCATGGAAGAAAAATGTGGCATACCAGAGGATTATTTTGACTTTGTTTATTCGATTTATGCCATAGGCTGGACAACCGACCTTGAGAGTACTTTTTGCCGAATTGCTTCGTACCTAAAAAAAGACGGCGTATTTATTTTCAGTTGGTCTCACCCTATACACAAATGTGTTGTTGCAGAAAATAATATGCTTCAATTCAAAAAATGTTATTTCGATGAATCTTGGTATTCGGTGTCTCTTGACGAAAGTACGCTAACATTATCGGACCGCAAACTATCAACCTATGTAAATGCGCTCTCCAAAGCGGGATTTGTCATTGAGCAAATGATTGAGCAATCTGATGATGAAATGTTGCCATCGCGGGGCGATAACAGCGATTTTGCAAAAAAAGCTAAGATGCTTCCTGTAACTTTTGTAATCAAGGCAAGAAAACTATAG
- a CDS encoding PadR family transcriptional regulator: MLKGALEGCVLEIISRKETYGYEITRRLNALGFTDVVEGTVYTILIRLEKNKLVEITKKPSDMGPPRKFFAINDAGREELRRFWEKWEFVSSKINELKERTE; the protein is encoded by the coding sequence ATGCTCAAAGGGGCGCTTGAGGGCTGCGTCCTTGAAATTATAAGCCGCAAAGAAACCTACGGCTACGAAATTACGCGGCGGCTGAACGCCCTCGGCTTTACAGATGTTGTGGAGGGAACGGTGTACACCATCCTGATCCGGCTTGAAAAAAACAAGTTGGTGGAGATCACCAAGAAACCCTCCGACATGGGACCGCCGCGAAAGTTTTTCGCGATTAACGACGCGGGGCGCGAGGAGCTGCGGAGGTTCTGGGAAAAATGGGAGTTCGTATCATCAAAAATCAATGAGTTAAAGGAGAGAACAGAATGA